Below is a window of Paenibacillus bovis DNA.
GCTGGCGACAATGGTAGTTACGACGCTACCGATTGTATTCGTCTATCCGTTCCTGCAAAAGTATTTTGTCAAAGGCATGATGATCGGCTCTATCAAAGGCTGATCTGCCCAAGATCAATGAATCACTATTATGCTATAGCAATCGATCCGTTAATCGTTAAACACAGAGAGGGGTAATCTGCATGAAAATGAAAGCTTCCCGATGGTACAAACCGGCGCTTGCGCTAATAACCGCCACTATCCTGACAATGACCACTGCCTGTTCCTATTTTGGGGGTAGCAAAAGTGCAAGTGAAGGTAGTAACGCTACACCCGTCAAGCAGGCATCTGCCAATGAACCGGGCTGGAAAGTGGATACATCACCGATTACTTTTGACTGGTATATGAACTTCTCCTGGTATACCGGTAGTGATTGGGGCAAAGACCCAACAAGCCAGTATATTACCAAAAAGACCGGTGTCAGCCTGAATTTTATCGTTCCGGCAGGTAATGAGAACGAGAAGCTGAATACGATGATTGCATCGGGCAAGCTGCCTGATTTTATCACCCTCGCCTGGGGAGAAGATGCTGTCAAAAAAATGATCGAAGGCAAGCTGGTACTGCCGCTGAATGAACTGGCCAAGCAGTACGACCCTTATTTCTTCAAAGTGACCGATCCGGCCAAGCTGGCCTGGTATACCCAGCCGGATGGCAATGTGTACGGCTATCCAAATGCATCTTCTTCACCGGAAGACTTTGAGAAATACGGAGAGAACTACGTCTCCAACCAGGTGTTTGTTGTCCGCAAGGATATGTATGAAGCACTGGGCAAGCCGGATATGCGTACTCCGGAAGGCTTCCTGAAAGCACTGGAAATGGCCAAAGAGAAATTCCCGCAGGTGAATGGTCAGCCGCTGATTCCGCTGGGTATGCATGAATTTACCGAGAACGGCAACTACTCGCTGGAAAGCTATCTGCAGAACTTCCTGGCCTTGCCGATGGAAAAGGACGGCAAGCTGTATGACCGCACCACCGATCCGGAATACATCCGCTGGCTGAAGACGCTGCGCCAGGCCAATCAGGAAGGACTGCTGGCCAAGGATATCTTTATCGACAAGCGTTCACAAATGGAAGAGAAAATCGCACAGGGACGCTATTTTGCAATGCTGTATCAGCGCAGCGATTTTAACACCCAGCAGAATGCGCTGTATGCGAGTGATCCCAACTCGGTCTATATTGCAGTAGACGGTCCTTCCAATGCCAAAATGGATCAGCCGGTACTGAGCGGCCCGGTTATCTCGGGCTGGACAGTGACCCTGATCTCCAAAGACGTCAAGGATAAAGCACGGGCGATCCGTTTCCTCGAATATATGATCAGCGAAGAAGGACAAAAAGACATGTACATGGGCGAAGA
It encodes the following:
- a CDS encoding extracellular solute-binding protein, yielding MKASRWYKPALALITATILTMTTACSYFGGSKSASEGSNATPVKQASANEPGWKVDTSPITFDWYMNFSWYTGSDWGKDPTSQYITKKTGVSLNFIVPAGNENEKLNTMIASGKLPDFITLAWGEDAVKKMIEGKLVLPLNELAKQYDPYFFKVTDPAKLAWYTQPDGNVYGYPNASSSPEDFEKYGENYVSNQVFVVRKDMYEALGKPDMRTPEGFLKALEMAKEKFPQVNGQPLIPLGMHEFTENGNYSLESYLQNFLALPMEKDGKLYDRTTDPEYIRWLKTLRQANQEGLLAKDIFIDKRSQMEEKIAQGRYFAMLYQRSDFNTQQNALYASDPNSVYIAVDGPSNAKMDQPVLSGPVISGWTVTLISKDVKDKARAIRFLEYMISEEGQKDMYMGEEGVTYDMVDGKPQFKPDVLKTLNSDRSAFDTKYGASHKYWMQMNTNITDQWKPESVEPFKQMEEWTKGKTVSRSEFDQLNPTGNSPEGIINTKISQLWGKTLPRLLLASSDAEFDQIFQDYLNKREEYGFAKVQAYQQAEYEKNLAKLKEK